From Hydra vulgaris chromosome 15, alternate assembly HydraT2T_AEP, one genomic window encodes:
- the LOC136091447 gene encoding uncharacterized protein LOC136091447 — protein sequence MGPHKKTNLFYGKAKTYLACNFPIPAHLNIGCRNGHVLHIFATNNDSYKVTVELIGKYFNIKICISQIQQLVRTSKVFVNHFSRNSKPFVDICNMLFAYQITRSAVAQTSQSNATSIDFPTCSSFSSQQISVSSVSNSDHLSPLSRPTLKTSSHEPLSSLRADQLSPRKKVMRKRLTILANEMAIKKRKHKEDIKGLKDKTKARAYRFKYLNQVITRKEKLISQLRKKLKEKFLNLQLKKLQNHIFCLKQQLTSTQRKFSYQKAMLSHQLAEKNAAILVLQNDILNLQEELEEIQQVTQNTKNEKCYSADIRRLIYDMLVCQVPTQSVPSLLRKIGEHTGYRFSQIPHRTTVEQMMRELGVLSDLQAAEIAFTTKDLTLGFDATTQEGVHVNAVHLTTESVCMVVAIDQLPGGTAYDYQSHITKSIDNLAKLYSDFYQLKYTDVRSTIIGNITNTMSDRVATNHATIAKLNLVWQKSLNELNCHLHPLDTMTSSCKSSLKALETSKGKLFGRDCIAANIVIQLNKLRYKDAKGDPKGFVTFLDQHELPRGLLPRYRGNRLHMLFHTCGILIHHYAILKIFLCSGLALCGGLRNSLFQDFTSETGIRELCVLALIGKLLSGPWMTKFYIAPGTGLDYISGIQVVKDVRNTLIESSKNPLSLLKRKTDFFGNDIEDVVFDSIISFCPVTDEMSKALADCLNAVISVIDRQYKRQFEMSSNDHLKDQTKSARLHNIDSEELMGMFSAAKHKAPNATLCFLSSKLRACKNKTTALLCKKPNDIQNKLILWAISNARKKRFTNMQCHNDLKLELIKRIADKIQKKENKERRNVEKILKNCMPDQVKEMFPDLENNEASDIEEILIGASIGRSICHMWFDNATNTQDVYYGRIVGIKKKKSDVYIVSYWKPKENEDDDGVEYDVSKYQLSADIISGDMVIT from the exons ATGGGACCTCACaagaaaacaaatcttttttatggTAAAGCTAAAACTTATTTAGCTTGTAATTTTCCAATACCAGCTCATTTAAATATTGGCTGTAGAAATGGACATGTACTGCATATATTTGCAACTAACAACGATTCATATAAAGTAACTGTAGAACTAATCGGTAAgtattttaacatcaaaatttgTATAAGTCAGATTCAGCAACTAGTTAGAACATCGAAAGTCTTTGTAAACCATTTTTCACGAAATTCGAAACCATTTGTTGACATCTGCAACATGCTCTTTGCATACCAAATAACAAGATCTGCTGTGGCACAAACATCGCAATCGAATGCAACCTCAATTGACTTTCCTACATGTTCTTCATTTTCTTCTCAACAAATCAGTGTTTCATCTGTATCAAATAGTGATCACTTATCTCCTTTATCTCGTCCTACTTTAAAAACCTCTTCTCATGAACCACTATCCAGTTTGAGAGCTGACCAGTTGAGTCCCAGAAAAAAGGTTATGAGAAAGAGATTAACCATTTTGGCAAACGAAATGGCAATTAAGAAGAGAAAGCATAAAGAGGATATTAAAGGTTTAAAAGATAAGACAAAGGCTAGAGCATACagatttaaatatctaaatCAAGTTATTACTCGTAAGGAAAAGTTAATTTCtcaacttagaaaaaaattaaaagaaaagtttttaaatttacagttaaaaaaacttcaaaatcatattttttgtttgaaacaacAGTTGACATCCACgcaaagaaaattttcttatcAAAAAGCAATGTTAAGCCATCAACTTGCTGAAAAAAATGCTGCAATTCTTGTACTGCAAAATGACATTCTGAATTTACAAGAAGAGTTGGAGGAAATTCAGCAAGTAACACAAAAcaccaaaaatgaaaaatgctaCTCAGCAGATATTAGGAGACTTATATATGACATGCTTGTGTGCCAAGTTCCTACACAAAGTGTGCCATCTCTGCTCCGTAAAATTGGGGAACATACTGGCTATCGATTTAGTCAAATTCCACATCGTACAACTGTAGAACAAATGATGCGTGAGCTTGGTGTGCTTTCAGACTTACAGGCTGCTGAGATAGCATTTACAACAAAGGATCTGACACTTGGGTTTGATGCAACAACCCAGGAGGGTGTTCATGTAAATGCTGTGCACTTGACAACAGAATCAGTATGTATGGTTGTAGCTATTGATCAACTTCCTGGCGGTACAGCTTATGACTATCAGAGTCATATTACAAAGTCTATTGATAATCTCGCTAAGTTATATAGTGATTTCTATCAGCTCAAATATACTGACGTAAGAAGCACTATTATTGGGAACATAACAAATACAATGAGTGACAGAGTTGCAACAAACCATGCAACAATCGCAAAGTTAAACCTTGTTTGGCAGAAATCATTAAATGAACTAAACTGTCACCTTCACCCCTTAGACACAATGACCAGCTCTTGTAAGTCTTCACTTAAAGCATTAGAGACTTCAAAAGGGAAACTTTTTGGAAGAGACTGCATTGCAGCAAACATTGTTATACAGCTGAACAAACTTCGCTATAAGGATGCAAAAG GTGATCCAAAAGGTTTTGTAACCTTTTTGGACCAACACGAGTTGCCCAGAGGATTGCTACCGCGCTATAGAGGCAACAGACTACATATGCTTTTTCACACATGTGGTATTTTGATCCATCATTATGCCATATTGAAGATATTTCTGTGTTCTGGCTTGGCGTTATGCGGAGGTCTGCGAAATAGTTTATTTCAAGACTTTACATCTGAAACAg GTATCCGTGAGTTGTGTGTTTTAGCTTTAATTGGAAAGCTACTTTCTGGTCCTTGgatgacaaaattttatattgcacCAGGTACGGGACTTGACTACATATCTGGCATTCAGGTAGTAAAAGATGTTCGGAACACTCTTATTGAGAGCAGCAAGAATCCTTTATCTCTACTTAAACGAAAAACTGATTTCTTTGGTAATGATATTGAAGATGTAGTTTTTGATTCAATAATCAGCTTTTGCCCAGTAACTGATGAAATGAGTAAAGCATTAGCTGACTGCCTTAATGCAGTTATTAGCGTCATTGACAGGCAGTATAAGCGGCAATTTGAAATGAGTTCTAATGATCACCTTAAAGACCAGACTAAGTCAGCTAGGCTTCACAACATTGATTCAGAAGAACTTATGGGTATGTTTAGCGCTGCAAAGCACAAAGCTCCAAATGccactctttgttttctttcttcaaaacttcgtgcttgcaaaaataaaacaactgctCTGCTATGCAAAAAGCCAAATGATATTCAAAACAAGTTGATATTATGGGCTATCTCTAATGCCAGAAAAAAGCGGTTTACAAATATGCAATGTCATAATGACCTGAAGTTAGAATTGATAAAACGAATAGCAgataaaattcagaaaaaagaaaacaaagaacgcagaaatgtagaaaaaatattaaaaaattgcatgcCTGATCAGGTAAAAGAAATGTTTCCTGACCTAGAAAATAATGAGGCCTCAGATATTGAAGAAATTCTTATTGGAGCTTCTATTGGAAGAAGTATTTGCCACATGTGGTTCGATAATGCCACTAACACCCAGGATGTATATTACGGCAGAATTGTTggcattaaaaagaaaaaaagtgatgtatatatagtttcttattGGAAACCAAAAGagaatgaagatgatgatggtGTTGAGTATGATGTGAGCAAATATCAACTTTCTGCAGACATAATAAGTGGTGATATGGTGATAACATAA